One region of Chryseobacterium sp. C-71 genomic DNA includes:
- a CDS encoding SDR family NAD(P)-dependent oxidoreductase, whose translation MNQNKAKTVLILGANSDVAKQCILQYADKGFAIIAASRNTDALNDFVAKNNLSEKVEVLHFDAADFDSHQKFYNELPTKPHIVVYSAGFLVENVDALQDFKGTQQMMQVNYMGGVSILNIVAMDQSNKNLERIIGLSSLSGVRGRKSNFVYGSTKAAFTTYLAGLRQELADRNITVNVLVSGYINTKINAGLELNKNLLMEPDYVAKHIVSAGNSFTIVPNFKWKFIYFILKILPEGLVAKLP comes from the coding sequence ATGAATCAAAACAAAGCCAAAACCGTTCTCATTCTCGGTGCCAATTCCGATGTTGCCAAGCAATGCATTTTGCAATATGCTGATAAAGGTTTTGCAATTATCGCTGCTTCACGAAACACCGATGCACTGAACGATTTTGTGGCTAAAAATAATTTGTCTGAAAAGGTTGAAGTTTTACATTTCGATGCAGCAGATTTTGATTCTCACCAAAAATTTTATAATGAACTTCCGACAAAACCTCATATTGTTGTTTACTCTGCAGGATTTTTAGTGGAAAACGTTGATGCCTTGCAAGATTTTAAAGGAACTCAGCAAATGATGCAGGTTAACTATATGGGCGGTGTTTCTATTTTGAATATCGTGGCAATGGATCAATCCAATAAAAATTTAGAAAGAATCATCGGACTGTCATCACTTTCCGGAGTAAGAGGAAGAAAAAGTAATTTTGTTTATGGAAGTACGAAAGCAGCTTTCACGACTTATTTGGCGGGTTTAAGACAAGAATTAGCTGATAGAAATATTACAGTCAACGTTTTGGTCAGCGGATATATCAATACGAAAATTAATGCGGGTTTAGAACTCAATAAAAATCTTTTGATGGAACCAGATTACGTGGCAAAACATATAGTGAGTGCCGGAAATTCTTTCACCATCGTTCCCAATTTTAAATGGAAATTCATTTATTTTATTTTGAAAATTTTACCAGAGGGTTTGGTGGCGAAGTTGCCTTGA
- the nusB gene encoding transcription antitermination factor NusB, whose protein sequence is MLGRRQIREKVVENVYSYYQNPIKFDVLEKNMFSSIEKIYNLYVLELNFLVALKGLAENQMEIGKNKYIKTDSDINPNQKFINNQVLIKLEENPERLFFSGQHQDLKWDLHDDFLVRTFQRMTSGKRYQDFMKVDEYSFEEDQKFIGKLFLRYIAENEDFHDYVGDRELSWSDDIHIANSMVQKTIGFIKENEDSRTLIKMIKDEEDKNFAGKLLRDTLNNWEANEKKLSERLENWDLDRVGLMDKVILTIAISELDHFPLTPSRVIINEYIEIAKVFATDRSNIFINGILDKYCKDLNRI, encoded by the coding sequence ATGTTAGGAAGAAGACAAATCCGTGAGAAAGTAGTAGAAAACGTGTATTCATACTACCAAAATCCAATTAAATTTGATGTTTTAGAAAAAAATATGTTCTCGAGTATAGAGAAAATCTATAATCTTTATGTGTTGGAACTCAACTTTTTGGTTGCCCTTAAAGGTCTCGCAGAAAATCAAATGGAAATCGGTAAGAATAAGTACATTAAAACTGATTCTGATATTAACCCCAATCAAAAATTTATCAATAATCAAGTATTGATTAAGTTGGAAGAAAACCCGGAAAGACTTTTCTTTTCTGGTCAGCACCAGGATTTGAAGTGGGATTTGCATGATGATTTTTTAGTAAGAACTTTCCAGAGAATGACTTCAGGAAAGCGTTACCAGGATTTCATGAAGGTTGATGAATATTCTTTCGAAGAAGATCAAAAGTTTATTGGTAAGCTGTTTTTAAGATATATTGCTGAAAACGAAGATTTTCATGATTACGTAGGGGACAGAGAACTTTCTTGGTCGGATGATATTCATATTGCGAACTCAATGGTTCAAAAAACGATTGGTTTTATCAAAGAAAATGAAGACAGCCGCACGTTGATCAAAATGATTAAAGATGAAGAAGATAAAAACTTCGCCGGAAAATTATTGAGAGATACATTAAACAATTGGGAAGCTAATGAAAAGAAGCTTTCTGAGAGATTAGAAAACTGGGATTTGGATAGAGTAGGTTTGATGGATAAAGTGATTCTTACTATTGCTATCTCTGAGCTTGATCACTTTCCTCTTACACCTTCAAGAGTAATCATTAATGAATATATTGAGATCGCTAAAGTATTTGCAACAGACCGTTCAAATATATTTATTAATGGAATTTTAGATAAATATTGTAAAGACTTAAATAGAATTTAA
- a CDS encoding T9SS type A sorting domain-containing protein: MNKKIFIAVLSLFVFLFQAQVKVNNAEYFWDTDPGEGSANPLTALDGSFDNAIENILQNNITIPASAGFHVLNVRVKDNLGVWGPVFKNVIHTGTPSITGAVNLTNAEYFWDADPGEGNATVLTAVDGSFDNAVENILQNNIPIAQPMGFHIFNVRVKDNQGVWGPAFKNVVYIESTILGTNEVKLTKNIVCYPNPADDIIKFNATGKMNIYSSEGKLVISKDNVDGSKGVNISSLLKGNYILTLENKDGKFSSKFIKK; the protein is encoded by the coding sequence ATGAACAAAAAAATATTTATAGCTGTTCTTTCATTATTTGTATTTTTATTTCAGGCACAAGTAAAAGTAAATAATGCAGAATATTTTTGGGATACAGATCCGGGAGAAGGAAGTGCAAATCCACTAACAGCTTTGGACGGTAGTTTTGATAATGCTATTGAAAATATTTTACAAAATAACATTACAATTCCAGCATCTGCAGGGTTCCATGTTCTTAATGTAAGAGTAAAAGATAACCTAGGTGTTTGGGGACCCGTTTTTAAAAATGTAATTCATACTGGAACTCCTTCTATCACAGGAGCGGTAAATCTTACAAATGCAGAATATTTTTGGGATGCAGATCCTGGAGAAGGAAATGCAACTGTTTTAACAGCAGTAGATGGTAGCTTTGATAACGCTGTTGAAAATATTTTACAAAATAACATCCCAATTGCACAACCGATGGGTTTTCATATCTTTAATGTAAGAGTAAAAGATAATCAGGGAGTTTGGGGGCCGGCTTTCAAAAATGTTGTTTATATTGAAAGTACTATTTTAGGAACAAATGAAGTTAAATTAACAAAAAATATAGTTTGCTATCCAAATCCTGCAGATGATATCATAAAATTCAATGCAACCGGTAAAATGAATATTTATTCTTCCGAAGGAAAATTAGTAATTTCTAAAGATAATGTAGACGGAAGCAAAGGAGTAAATATATCATCATTGCTTAAAGGAAATTATATTCTGACGTTAGAAAATAAAGATGGGAAATTCTCTTCTAAATTTATCAAGAAATAA
- a CDS encoding DUF3276 family protein, translating into MSEYKERHENEIFTKVLKAGRRTYFFDVRETKAGDYYLTITESKKNFGENGEATFEKHKIYLYKEDFKSFQEMFNESTDFIINEKGEDVISEKHDKDFKSRTYTIDSDDEV; encoded by the coding sequence ATGAGTGAATACAAGGAACGCCATGAGAATGAAATTTTCACGAAGGTGTTAAAAGCAGGAAGAAGAACGTATTTCTTTGATGTGCGCGAGACGAAAGCAGGAGATTATTATCTTACAATTACCGAAAGCAAAAAGAATTTCGGGGAGAATGGAGAGGCTACATTCGAGAAGCATAAAATTTACCTTTACAAGGAAGATTTTAAGAGTTTTCAGGAGATGTTTAATGAATCTACAGATTTTATCATTAATGAAAAAGGAGAAGATGTAATCTCTGAAAAACATGATAAAGATTTCAAAAGCAGAACTTACACAATAGATTCTGACGACGAAGTTTAA
- the aspS gene encoding aspartate--tRNA ligase, producing the protein MFRSHTNGELSLKNLNEEVTLSGWVQTIRDKGFMIWIDLRDRYGITQLVFDQDRSSAELMENAKKLGREFVIQVTGKIIERVSKNPNIPTGEIEILVEKLIVLNESQLPPFTIEDETDGGEELRMKYRYLDIRRAPVRDKLIFRHKMAQKVRNYLSDEGFIEVETPVLIKSTPEGARDFVVPSRMNPGQFYALPQSPQTFKQLLMVGGMDKYFQIVKCFRDEDLRADRQPEFTQIDCEMAFVDQEDVMNVFEGMTKTLIKDITGQEFGNFPRMTFAEAMKKYGNDKPDIRFGMEFVELNELVKGKDFKIFDDAELVVGINVEGCADYTRKQIDELVDWVKRPQIGATGLIWAKFQNDGVKTSSVNKFYNEEDLAKIIEKFGAKEGDLMLILSGNEHKVRTQLSALRMELGNRLGLRKGDVFAPLWVVDFPLLEFDEETGRYHAMHHPFTSPKTEDIHLLQTDPGKARANAYDMVLNGNEIGGGSIRIFDRDLQSKMFDLLGFTKEEAEAQFGFLMNAFKYGAPPHGGLAFGFDRLVAILDGNEVIRDYIAFPKNNSGRDVMIDAPAAIANEQLDELELKLNLKA; encoded by the coding sequence ATGTTTCGATCGCACACAAACGGAGAATTATCTCTGAAAAATCTCAATGAAGAAGTTACACTTTCAGGATGGGTACAAACCATTCGTGATAAAGGATTTATGATTTGGATAGATCTTCGGGATCGTTACGGAATTACTCAGTTGGTTTTTGATCAGGATCGTTCTTCAGCGGAATTGATGGAAAATGCAAAAAAACTAGGACGAGAATTCGTCATTCAGGTTACAGGAAAAATCATTGAAAGAGTAAGCAAAAACCCAAATATTCCGACAGGAGAAATTGAAATTTTAGTTGAAAAATTAATCGTTCTGAATGAATCTCAGCTTCCGCCTTTCACGATTGAAGACGAAACAGATGGTGGTGAAGAATTAAGAATGAAATACCGTTATCTGGATATCAGAAGAGCTCCGGTAAGAGATAAATTGATTTTCCGTCACAAAATGGCGCAGAAAGTGAGAAATTATCTTTCAGACGAAGGATTTATCGAGGTTGAAACTCCGGTTTTAATCAAATCTACTCCGGAAGGAGCGAGAGACTTTGTTGTACCAAGCAGAATGAACCCGGGACAGTTTTACGCATTGCCACAATCTCCACAGACTTTCAAACAATTGTTGATGGTTGGTGGAATGGATAAATATTTCCAGATTGTAAAATGTTTCCGTGACGAAGATTTGCGAGCAGACAGACAGCCTGAATTTACACAAATCGATTGCGAAATGGCATTTGTAGATCAGGAAGATGTAATGAATGTTTTTGAAGGAATGACAAAAACCTTGATTAAAGATATTACAGGTCAGGAATTTGGAAATTTCCCACGAATGACGTTTGCTGAAGCTATGAAAAAATACGGAAACGACAAACCGGACATCCGTTTCGGAATGGAATTCGTGGAATTGAATGAATTAGTAAAAGGAAAAGATTTTAAAATATTTGATGATGCAGAATTGGTTGTCGGAATCAATGTTGAAGGATGTGCAGATTATACAAGAAAACAAATCGATGAGCTTGTTGATTGGGTAAAAAGGCCTCAAATCGGAGCCACAGGATTGATTTGGGCTAAATTCCAAAATGATGGCGTGAAAACTTCTTCTGTGAATAAATTCTACAACGAAGAAGATTTAGCAAAAATAATCGAGAAATTCGGAGCGAAAGAAGGAGATTTAATGTTGATTCTTTCAGGAAACGAGCACAAAGTAAGAACTCAGCTTTCTGCTTTGAGAATGGAGCTTGGAAATCGCTTAGGATTAAGAAAAGGTGATGTTTTCGCACCACTTTGGGTTGTTGACTTCCCATTATTGGAATTTGACGAAGAAACCGGACGTTATCATGCGATGCACCACCCTTTCACCTCTCCAAAAACTGAAGATATTCATTTATTACAAACCGATCCCGGAAAAGCAAGAGCCAATGCGTACGATATGGTTCTTAACGGAAATGAAATCGGTGGAGGTTCTATCAGAATTTTTGACAGAGATCTTCAATCTAAAATGTTTGATCTTTTAGGATTTACAAAAGAAGAAGCAGAAGCACAGTTCGGATTCTTAATGAATGCCTTCAAATATGGAGCACCTCCTCATGGTGGTTTAGCTTTCGGTTTTGACCGTTTGGTGGCAATTCTTGACGGAAACGAAGTGATCAGAGATTATATCGCTTTCCCTAAGAATAATTCAGGACGAGATGTAATGATTGACGCTCCGGCTGCAATTGCTAATGAACAACTCGATGAACTGGAACTGAAATTAAATTTAAAAGCATAA
- a CDS encoding Ku protein: protein MKAIWNGAIGFGLVNIPVKIYSATETSKLDLDMLDKSDFSNIKFKRVNEKTGKEVKWANIVKGYLIDDKYVVLEDEDYEAASPEKTKILSIEHFVKEAEVDSVYFETPYFLEPQKNGENAYRLLIKALQQTKMVGIGTFVLRDTEAIGMIRPYNDEVLVLNRLRFDQEIRDYKDLKIPAKKAPKPAELKMAKNLIEQLSEPFDPTFYKNTYSEELLKIIKKKAKGKSVKVKKSEPAKQGKVVDLMAQLKASLQSPKSKNAS, encoded by the coding sequence ATGAAAGCAATTTGGAACGGTGCCATTGGTTTTGGCTTAGTCAATATCCCTGTAAAGATTTATTCTGCGACAGAAACCAGCAAACTGGATCTTGATATGCTGGATAAATCTGATTTTTCTAATATTAAATTTAAAAGAGTCAACGAAAAAACAGGCAAGGAAGTAAAGTGGGCGAACATTGTAAAAGGTTATCTGATTGATGATAAATATGTCGTTCTCGAAGATGAAGACTACGAAGCTGCAAGTCCTGAGAAAACAAAAATTCTTTCTATAGAACATTTTGTGAAAGAAGCAGAAGTAGATTCTGTTTATTTTGAAACCCCCTATTTTCTAGAGCCACAAAAAAACGGTGAAAACGCTTACAGACTTTTAATTAAAGCGTTGCAACAAACCAAAATGGTTGGTATCGGAACTTTCGTTTTGCGAGACACCGAAGCAATTGGGATGATTCGTCCGTATAATGACGAAGTTTTAGTTCTAAATAGATTACGATTTGATCAGGAAATAAGAGATTATAAAGACCTAAAAATTCCTGCTAAAAAAGCACCGAAACCAGCCGAACTAAAGATGGCGAAAAACCTGATTGAGCAACTTTCAGAACCATTTGATCCTACATTTTACAAAAATACATATTCCGAAGAATTGCTTAAAATCATTAAGAAGAAAGCTAAAGGAAAATCGGTTAAAGTCAAAAAGTCAGAACCCGCAAAACAAGGTAAGGTAGTCGATTTGATGGCACAGCTAAAAGCCAGTTTACAAAGTCCGAAATCTAAAAATGCTTCCTAA
- a CDS encoding DNA polymerase ligase N-terminal domain-containing protein produces the protein MALKDYNEKRKFDKTTEPKGKTKKSEDQLIFVIQRHAASRLHYDFRLEMDGVLKSWAVPKGPSLNPEDKRLAMMVEDHPYDYKDFEGNIPEGNYGAGQVEIWDSGTYEPLDGTIKLSDEKELLKELKDGSLKFILHGKKLKGEFALVKMKNAENNSWLLIKHKDKFAEEKYDAEENVSPKSLVTKFIEEKKSLKSSKKKS, from the coding sequence ATGGCACTTAAAGATTACAACGAAAAGAGAAAGTTCGATAAAACTACCGAACCCAAGGGAAAAACAAAAAAAAGTGAAGACCAACTGATTTTTGTAATTCAAAGACATGCTGCATCGCGACTTCATTATGATTTTCGTTTGGAGATGGATGGTGTTTTGAAGAGTTGGGCGGTACCGAAAGGTCCGTCTTTAAATCCTGAAGACAAACGCTTGGCAATGATGGTAGAAGATCATCCGTATGATTACAAAGATTTTGAAGGAAATATTCCCGAAGGAAACTACGGAGCCGGACAAGTTGAAATATGGGACAGCGGAACTTATGAACCGTTGGATGGTACCATTAAACTCTCAGATGAAAAAGAATTACTGAAGGAACTGAAAGACGGTTCACTCAAATTCATTTTACACGGAAAAAAATTAAAAGGTGAATTTGCTTTAGTGAAAATGAAAAATGCTGAAAACAATTCGTGGCTTTTAATCAAGCACAAAGATAAATTTGCTGAAGAAAAGTATGATGCCGAAGAAAACGTTTCGCCGAAATCTTTAGTTACAAAATTTATCGAGGAAAAAAAAAGCCTAAAAAGCAGCAAAAAGAAATCATAA
- the ligD gene encoding DNA ligase D has translation MGDEKKLENFIKPMLAKLSENAFDDEDWIFEIKWDGYRAVADLSKKQPLFYSRNGISFLSKFDTIAEDLSQQKHKMIVDGEIVAYDENGKPSFQLLQQIGDNPDLALTYQVFDLLWLNGHSTEELPLIQRKELLKDALVETDLIKFCDHIPEKGIDFFNQMKKMQLEGMIAKKADSIYSQNSRSTDWLKIKFTNTEEAIICGFTEPKGSRQGFGALILGKYRDGKLIYSGHTGTGFNNELLMQLHEKLKKIVVKTSPFETAPKTNMPVTWTKPELVCEIKFSEITKDGMFRHPVFVALREDKEAKEISNSVKKPAQKTSKSKTMTTKKLSENTEDEKDKDTEITLNRHKINLTNQNKIYFPKNKISKGDVVDYYQSVADYILPHLKNRPLSLNRFPSGIDHSGFYQKDAGDSFPDWIKTTKVHSESTDKYIDYAICNDKATLAYLNNLGCIDFNPWNSSLPDLDHPDYLVLDLDPSKKNTFDHVIETAQAVKEVLDLIKIKGYCKTSGSTGIHIYIPMGGAYDYNQVKDFALILMQQVHEKLPKITTLERNLQKRDDNKIYLDYLQNRQGQTLASVYSLRPKEGAAVSMPIEWDELKKGLKPTDFNIENALERIKAKGDLFKTVLGKGIDMMKALELLEGIN, from the coding sequence TTGGGTGATGAGAAAAAACTCGAAAATTTCATCAAACCAATGTTGGCAAAGCTTTCTGAAAATGCGTTTGACGACGAAGACTGGATTTTTGAAATTAAATGGGACGGTTACCGAGCCGTTGCAGATCTCAGCAAAAAACAACCGCTATTCTACTCCCGAAACGGAATTTCATTTCTATCTAAATTTGATACCATTGCAGAAGATTTAAGTCAGCAAAAACACAAAATGATCGTGGATGGTGAAATTGTTGCTTACGACGAAAATGGTAAACCAAGCTTTCAGCTATTGCAGCAAATCGGTGATAATCCGGATTTGGCTTTAACGTATCAGGTTTTTGATTTGCTTTGGCTCAACGGTCATTCTACCGAAGAACTTCCTTTAATTCAACGAAAAGAACTTCTAAAAGATGCTTTGGTTGAGACTGATCTGATTAAATTTTGCGATCATATTCCAGAAAAGGGAATCGATTTCTTTAATCAAATGAAAAAAATGCAACTTGAAGGTATGATTGCCAAGAAAGCTGATAGTATCTATTCTCAAAATAGCCGAAGTACAGATTGGCTCAAAATAAAATTTACCAATACCGAAGAAGCTATTATTTGTGGTTTCACAGAACCAAAAGGCTCAAGACAAGGTTTTGGAGCATTAATTCTGGGAAAATATAGAGATGGAAAACTGATTTACTCGGGACATACAGGAACAGGCTTTAATAATGAATTATTAATGCAACTCCATGAAAAATTGAAAAAGATAGTTGTAAAAACGTCACCGTTTGAGACTGCCCCAAAAACAAATATGCCTGTAACATGGACGAAACCTGAATTGGTCTGTGAAATTAAATTTTCAGAAATCACGAAAGATGGGATGTTTCGCCACCCTGTTTTTGTTGCACTTCGGGAAGATAAAGAGGCAAAAGAAATCAGCAATTCAGTAAAGAAACCTGCTCAGAAAACTTCAAAATCCAAAACTATGACGACTAAAAAATTATCCGAAAACACAGAAGATGAAAAAGACAAAGACACAGAAATTACACTGAACCGTCACAAAATAAACCTCACCAATCAGAACAAAATCTATTTTCCAAAAAATAAAATCAGTAAAGGTGACGTGGTGGATTATTATCAGTCGGTAGCAGATTACATTTTACCGCATCTGAAAAACCGACCGCTTTCTCTCAACCGTTTTCCAAGTGGCATCGATCATTCAGGATTTTACCAGAAAGATGCGGGAGACTCATTTCCGGACTGGATAAAAACGACAAAAGTACATTCAGAATCTACCGACAAATACATTGATTACGCCATTTGTAATGACAAAGCGACATTAGCTTATTTGAATAATTTAGGTTGTATCGATTTTAATCCTTGGAATTCTTCACTTCCTGATCTTGATCATCCGGATTATTTGGTTTTAGATCTTGATCCTTCGAAGAAAAACACTTTTGATCATGTTATTGAAACGGCTCAAGCTGTGAAGGAAGTTTTAGATTTAATTAAAATAAAAGGTTATTGCAAGACTTCGGGTAGCACAGGAATTCATATTTACATTCCGATGGGTGGAGCATACGATTACAATCAGGTAAAAGATTTTGCGCTGATCCTGATGCAGCAAGTCCACGAAAAACTTCCAAAAATTACAACGCTGGAAAGGAATCTTCAAAAAAGAGACGACAATAAAATCTACCTCGACTATCTTCAAAACCGCCAGGGCCAAACTTTAGCGAGCGTTTACAGTCTCAGACCGAAAGAAGGTGCCGCTGTTTCGATGCCGATTGAGTGGGATGAACTGAAAAAAGGTTTGAAACCAACCGACTTCAATATTGAAAATGCTTTGGAAAGAATTAAAGCAAAAGGAGATTTGTTTAAGACTGTTTTGGGAAAGGGAATTGATATGATGAAGGCACTGGAGCTGTTGGAAGGGATAAATTGA
- the yajC gene encoding preprotein translocase subunit YajC — protein sequence MLAIFLQAAPAGGSSPMMLIMMGVMFVGFYFLMIRPQMKKQKQEKKFQEELKVGSRVVLTSGLHGRIAQIHDDGVVIETLSGKLKFEKAAISREFTANRFGDKATTTVDKKEVIETEKK from the coding sequence ATGTTAGCAATATTTTTACAGGCAGCACCTGCAGGAGGATCTTCTCCAATGATGCTCATCATGATGGGGGTAATGTTTGTTGGGTTTTATTTCCTGATGATCAGACCTCAGATGAAAAAACAGAAGCAAGAGAAAAAATTTCAGGAAGAGCTGAAAGTAGGAAGCAGAGTGGTGCTTACTTCTGGCCTTCACGGAAGAATTGCTCAGATTCACGATGACGGAGTTGTCATTGAAACACTTTCCGGAAAATTAAAATTTGAGAAAGCAGCCATTTCAAGAGAATTTACTGCTAACAGATTTGGGGATAAAGCTACAACAACAGTTGACAAAAAAGAAGTTATAGAAACTGAAAAGAAATAA
- a CDS encoding DUF1573 domain-containing protein codes for MKKTLSIIALSIIGFGLVSCKKEEKKEVQGAGTETIELDTAGLKRNVAPLGTVSDSAKQTKASVSNQPLTTIALSQSNYDFGNIKKGDKVNHVYEITNTGKNPLIISEVKPGCGCTAPEFTKEPILPGQKGKITLSFDSTSFDGAVQKYADVFANVEKSPIKLTFNANIQP; via the coding sequence ATGAAAAAGACGTTATCAATTATCGCTTTATCAATCATAGGTTTTGGTTTGGTTTCTTGTAAAAAAGAAGAAAAAAAAGAAGTACAGGGCGCTGGAACTGAAACAATCGAACTTGATACTGCTGGTTTGAAAAGAAATGTTGCGCCTTTGGGAACAGTTTCTGATTCTGCGAAACAAACTAAAGCTTCAGTATCAAACCAACCATTAACGACTATTGCTTTGTCACAAAGCAATTATGATTTTGGAAACATTAAAAAAGGAGATAAAGTAAACCACGTTTACGAAATTACTAATACAGGTAAAAATCCTTTGATTATTTCTGAAGTGAAGCCTGGATGTGGATGTACTGCTCCTGAATTTACGAAAGAACCAATTTTACCTGGTCAAAAAGGGAAAATTACTTTAAGCTTTGACTCAACAAGCTTTGACGGTGCGGTTCAAAAGTATGCAGATGTTTTTGCAAACGTAGAAAAATCACCTATCAAACTAACGTTCAATGCGAACATTCAACCTTAA
- a CDS encoding ABC transporter ATP-binding protein, translated as MKALKTLNPYFWKHKILLFWGLLFIIASNFFNIYKVQFVGKSVDELTKQGNLGFNKQVLIYVAIIVGCSLLTGFFTFMMRQTIIVASRRIEYELKNKIYRHYQDLSLTDYKTTTTGDLMNRLSEDVVAVRMYLGPGVMYVVNLLILLTITCIYMLKTDVSMTVWTLFPLPVLSYIIFKVSSIINKKSKIMQKSQSSISTFVQDSFSGIRVVKFFAKENYIKKNYGAKVTDYQDKALDLAKTEAYFFTIILFVIGLLNVAIILIGGQKYIAGELSVGKIADFFMYINILIWPFSMVGWVTSVNQRAEASMQRINEFLDKKSDVINKNFEKQPIKGNIEFRNVSYVYPNTGIKALDNLSFKIDAGQSLAIMGKTGSGKSTIALLLCRLIDPTEGEILIDGKNLKDHNLDNYRDFIGYIPQESYLFSDSIEHNIGFSIDNPTHERVVEYSKIADVHKNIVEFKDGYKTMVGERGVMLSGGQKQRICIARALIKDPNIIIFDDSLSALDTETEQNILENIDTKIHNATSIIITHRESSAQRADKIINLTEITNSVTA; from the coding sequence ATGAAAGCACTGAAAACTCTGAACCCTTACTTTTGGAAGCACAAAATATTATTGTTTTGGGGGTTACTCTTCATCATCGCCAGCAACTTTTTTAATATTTATAAAGTACAGTTTGTAGGAAAATCTGTTGATGAGCTTACCAAACAAGGGAATTTAGGTTTTAACAAGCAGGTTCTCATTTACGTGGCCATTATTGTGGGCTGCTCACTTTTGACAGGATTTTTTACTTTTATGATGAGACAGACGATTATTGTTGCATCAAGAAGAATCGAATATGAGCTTAAAAATAAAATTTACAGACATTACCAGGATTTATCTTTAACGGATTACAAAACGACCACAACCGGAGATTTAATGAATCGTTTAAGTGAAGACGTTGTGGCGGTAAGAATGTACCTCGGTCCGGGTGTAATGTATGTTGTCAACTTATTAATTTTACTGACGATTACCTGTATTTACATGTTGAAGACAGATGTTTCAATGACGGTTTGGACTTTATTTCCACTTCCTGTTCTTTCTTATATCATTTTTAAAGTAAGTTCGATTATCAATAAAAAATCGAAAATCATGCAGAAAAGCCAATCGTCGATATCCACTTTCGTTCAGGACAGCTTTTCAGGAATTCGTGTTGTTAAATTTTTTGCTAAAGAAAATTACATCAAGAAAAATTACGGAGCCAAGGTTACCGATTATCAGGATAAAGCTTTAGATTTAGCAAAAACAGAAGCATATTTCTTTACCATTATTTTATTTGTAATCGGATTATTAAATGTTGCGATCATCCTGATTGGCGGACAGAAATATATTGCAGGCGAATTGAGCGTAGGAAAGATTGCTGATTTCTTTATGTATATCAATATCTTGATATGGCCATTTTCAATGGTTGGTTGGGTAACTTCTGTCAATCAGAGAGCTGAAGCTTCGATGCAGAGAATTAATGAGTTTTTAGATAAAAAATCTGATGTCATTAATAAGAATTTTGAAAAGCAGCCAATTAAAGGAAATATAGAATTCAGAAATGTGTCTTATGTCTATCCAAATACTGGCATTAAAGCTTTAGATAATTTAAGTTTTAAAATTGACGCAGGACAATCTCTAGCCATTATGGGTAAAACCGGAAGCGGAAAATCGACTATCGCTCTTCTTCTCTGCCGACTGATTGACCCGACAGAAGGAGAAATCCTTATCGATGGAAAAAATCTAAAAGACCATAATCTGGATAACTACAGAGATTTCATTGGTTATATTCCACAGGAAAGTTATTTATTTTCAGATTCTATTGAGCATAATATCGGTTTCTCAATCGACAATCCCACCCACGAAAGAGTGGTCGAATATTCTAAAATAGCTGATGTTCACAAAAACATTGTAGAATTCAAAGATGGTTACAAAACGATGGTTGGAGAACGTGGAGTGATGCTTTCGGGAGGTCAGAAGCAGAGAATTTGTATTGCCAGAGCGTTAATAAAAGACCCAAACATCATTATTTTTGACGATTCGCTCTCTGCTTTAGATACAGAAACTGAACAGAATATCTTAGAAAACATAGATACTAAAATTCACAACGCAACTTCTATAATCATCACACACAGAGAGTCTAGCGCCCAACGCGCAGATAAAATCATCAATCTTACCGAAATTACCAATTCTGTAACTGCTTAG